CCCCCCCCCCCCCCCCCCCCCCCCCCCCCCCCCCCCCCCCCCCCCCCCCCCCCCCCCCCCCCCCCCCCCCCCCCCCCCCCCCCCCCCCCCCCCCCCCCCCCCCCCCCCCCCCCCCCCCCCCACGGCAGGGCCTCTTGAAGGGTCCGGGGCCGTGCCCTGGCCCCGCCGGAGGCGTTATATTTTTCCGCGTTTCTTCAAGGCCTCGACGATGGCCTGGCCTTCGCCCGGGTACACGGCCCGGTCGGCTGCCGGGGTGGGGGTGGGCGGCGGCCAGTGGCCGGACTGGGGCTCCGGCCCTTCCTGGGCCGCGGGGGAGGGCGCGGTGTCGGTGTTCACGGGGTGCGCGCGCACGTCCACTCCGGCCACGGGCGCGGAGAACTCGATGGCGATGTTGTTCGGGTCGAAGGAGTAGATGGAGTGGATGAAGCCGTGGTCGATGATCTCGGAGACCCAGAATCCGGCGGCGTCGAGCTTGTCCTTGAGTTCCCAGAGGTCGTCGTCCGAGGCCACGCCCACGGAGACGTGGTCGAAGGTGTGGGGCCCGGCCACGGGCGCGCCGTGGTCCTTGAGCGGCCCGGGTTCGACCTTGGGCCACTCGAAGAAGGCGATCATGTCCTGGGGCGCGATCTCGAAAAAGTAGTGGCGGTAGCCGGGGTGGCCGAGCCCGGCCACGAGGCGCATTCCCAGGAGGTCGCGCCAGAAGCGGATGGTGGCGTCCATGTCGCCGGTGGCCATGGCCAGGTGGTTGATGCCGGTGAAGCGGGGCATGGGTCCTCCGGGTCAGAAGATGTCGCGCGGGCCGCGCAGTTCGGTGCTGAAGGGCCCGGTCTTGTCCATGGGGTCGTCGGGGTCGGCGCGCCAGCGCAGCACGTCCAGGCGCAGGGGCGCGGCCTTGGCGTCGACCAGGGCCGTGGCGCGGGCGGCCAGTTTGGCGGCGTCGGCGGTCTCGCCGTCGAGCTTGAGGATCACGTCCAGGTGGTGGAGCCCGGCGCGTTCGGCCGGGCTGCCGCGCTGCACGCCGGTGACGAGCACGCCGCCCGAGAGGCCCAGGTTCAGGCGCTGGGCCAGGCTCAGGTCGGCCAGGGTCATGCCCGGCGTGGCCTCGGGCCGGAACCCGAAGGGCCGGGCCAGGGTGGACAGGGCGTCGGCCAGGAGCTGCCGGGTCTCGGCGTCGCGGGCGTTGAAGTCGGTGATCCGGCCCTTTTCGTGGACCACGCGCACGATGTCCGGCTCGTAGAGCAGGACGCGCTCCACCTCGGGCAGGGGCAGGATCAGGGTGGGCCGTTCGAAGGTGGTCCGCTCCACGAAGTCCGGGTAGTCGTCGCAGGTCACGGAGGCCGGGTTCAGGCAGCCGCGCCGGAAGGGCGCGGTGTGGTACACGGCCTCCGTGCGGGTTTTCCTGACCTGGACCCGCACGCGCAGGCGGCCCTGGGTCGCGGCGATCTCCACGGGCTCGCCGCCGAGCACGGTCCAGGAGGCGCGGGTGTCGCGCAGGGCGCGCAGGGCCGTGTCCGGGGAGGACATGAAGCGCGCGGCGTACCAGACCCGGCCGGGATCGGCCTTGGGCGGCCAGATGGAGCCGGGGGTTCCCGGGGCCTTTCCCACGCAGGAGGCCAGGAGCGGGACCAGGACGAGGAGCGGGGCCAGGGCCGCGAGGGGGAAGGGGGCGCGTCGTGCCATATCCGCCAATATAAGCCGGGAGTCCCTGGAAGGCAAAACAGGAATAAATCGCGCGGCCGGGGTGGAACGCCCATAGCTCGACGAAGTCGCCGTTGACATGGGGGGAGGGGCGGGGTAGCGGAAAACCAGCGAAACAAGCAATCGCGCCTTGCGGGGGCTCGGACAAACCGGGCTGAGATGGGTCCTTGGACACTGTGGACCCGACCGCTGAACCTGCCACGGGTAATACCGGCGAAGGGAACAGGCCTGGCCGCATCGGCCGCGTCCTTCCTTTCCCGCATCCCGAGGCAGTCCCAGGCGCGCAACCGCCGAGGAGGCCCCATGTCCCTGGTCCGTTCCGGTTCCGTCCTGTCCGAGGTCCTCGAATCCGCCCTGTCCGACCTGGCCCCCCATGAGGGCCTGACCCCGGAGGCCCTGCGCGCGGGCGTGGAGGCGGGCACGCTCTGCCTGCTGGCCAACCCGGCCCACGCGGGGGTGCGGCCCACGCTCATCGGCCGGCCCGGCCGGGTCAAGGTCAACGCCAACATCGGCACCTCGCCCCTGGCCTCGGACCTGGCCGGGGAGATCGACAAGCTGCGCGTGGCCGAGGGCGCGGGCGCGGACACGGTCATGGACCTGTCCACGGCCGGGGACCTGGACGAGTTGCGGCGGGCGATGCTGGCGGCCACGGCCCTGCCCCTGGGCACGGTGCCGATCTACGCCCTGGCCCAGCAGCGGATGCGCGAGGACCGCGACCCGGCGGACTTCGAGCCCGGGGACCTGCTGGCCGAGATCGAGAAGCAGGCCCGCCAGGGCGTGGACTTCATGACCGTGCACTGCGGCCTGACGCGGCGGGGCGCGGAGCTGGCCCAGGACGGCTCGCGGGAGTTGGGCATCGTCTCGCGCGGCGGGGCCATCCTGGCCCGCTGGATGCGCGGCCGGGGGGAGGAGAACCCGCTGCTCACGCACTACGACGCGATTTTGGACATCGCCCGGGAGCACAACGTGGTCCTGAGCCTGGGCGACGGGCTGCGGCCCGGCGCGGGCGCGGACGCGGGCGACCCGGCCCAGTGGGAGGAGGTCCTGACCCTGGGCGTGCTGGCCCGGCGGGCGCGGGCGGCCGGGGTCCAGGCCATGATCGAGGGCCCGGGGCACGTGCCGCTGCACCTCGTGCGCTCCCAGATCGAGGGCATCAAGCGGGCCACCTTCGGCGCGCCGCTTTACGTGCTCGGGCCGCTGGTCACGGACTGCGCGGCCGGGCGCGACCACATGGCCGGGGCCATCGGCGGGGCCCTGGCGGTCATGGCCGGGGCGGACTTCCTCTGCTATCTGACCCCGGCCGAGCACCTCTGCCTGCCGGACGCCTCGGACGTGCGCGAGGGCGTGCTGGCCTCGCGGCTGGCGGCCCAGGCCGCCGAGGCCTCCCTGGGGCGTCCCTGGGCCGTGGCGCGGGAGCGCGAGATGTCCAAGGCGCGGCAGACCCTGGACTGGGAGGGCATGGCCCGGGCGGCCCTGGACCCCTGCCTGGTGCGGGCGCGTTCGCGGGGCACGGAGCACGGCAAGGAGTGCGGCATGTGCGGCCGGTTCTGCGCCATCCGCATGTCCGAGACGGGGGAGCGCGGCTGAGCGGGGGCCCTGTGCTCGTTTACAGCCTCGCGCGGTGGTGATACTTCCGGGCCAGCGGCCGGATCGTCTGGCCCGGAGCTTGCAAAACACCCCGCGCCATGAGCACGACAAAAGACATCCTCTTTCTGCTGCGGCCGCACCAGTACTTGAAGAACCTGTTCATCTTCGCGCCGGTGCTGTTCGCCGCCAGGGTCACGGAAGCGCAACTTTTGCTCACCTCGGCCCTGGCCTTCGCCTGCTTCTGTCTGGTGGCCAGCGGGGTGTACGTCTTCAACGACCTGCGCGACCGCGAGGCCGACCGGGAGCACCCCAAGAAGCGCAACCGGCCCATCGCCAGCGGCGCGGTGGGCGTGGGCCAGGCGCGGGGGCTCATAGTGGGGCTGCTGGCCGCGGGCCTGGGCCTGGCCCTGGCCCTGCTGCCGCTGGGCGTGGCGGCCTGCATCGGCGTATACATCGTCCTGAACCTGCTCTACAGCGTGAAGCTCAAGCACGTGCCCCTGCTGGACGTGACCATCATCGCCCTGGGCTTCGTGCTGCGGCTGTTCGTGGGCTCGGCGGCCACGGGCATCGAGCTGTCGGCCTGGATCATCCTGACCACCTTTCTCCTGGCTCTGTTCCTGGCCCTGGCCAAGCGCCGGGACGACGAGCTGATCTTCCTGGAGACGGGCAAGCGCATGCGCCAGGCCGGGGCGGGCTACAACCTGGAGTTCATCAACGTGAGCCTGGGGATCATGGCCGCCGTGGTCGTGGTGGCCTACACCATGTACACCCTGACCCCCTCGGTGGCCGCGCACTTCGGCACGGACAAGATCTACCTTTCGGTGATCCTGGTGGTGCTCGGGATTCTGCGCTATCTCCAGCTGACCTTCGTGTACAAGGATTCCGGCTCGCCCACGCGCATCGTGCTCAAGGACCGCTTCCTGCAGGCGGTGATCCTCTGCTGGGGCGCGTTCTTCGTGGCGGTGGCGGTCTGGCGCAACACGGTCCGGTGAGGATTTCGATGAAGTACTTTTTGCTGGCGGCCACGGTGCTGCTCATCAGCTTCGGCCAGATCCTGCTCAAGCTGGGGGCCGAGGGCCTCAAGGGCGGCGCGGGCTGCGTCCTGAACCTCTTCGGCCTGAACCTGACCTGGCACCTGCTGGTGGGCGTGTTCGTCTACGGCGCGGCCACGATCACCTGGATCCTGACCCTCAAGGAGATGCCCCTGTCCATCGCCTACCCGGCGGTCTCCCTGAGCTACGTCCTGGTGGCCCTGCTCTCCATCGGCATGCTCGGCGAACGGGTGAACCTGACCTACGGCCTGGGGCTCCTCTGCATCATGGTCGGGGTCAGCCTGATCGCCTTCCGCTAGGAGTCCGCGATGCTCTCCCCGGCCGCCGTCTCGGCCCTGCTTCTGGGCCTCGCCGCACTCTTCCCCGCCTGTCGCGGCCGTCGCGCGACGCCCCCCCTGGAGAAACTCCAGGCAGCGAGCCTGGGCCTGTCCCTGCTCTTCACCGGCTTCGCCTTCTTCACCCTCTTCGGCGCGCAGCTGGGCTTCGTCCTGGGCCGCCCCGTGGAGTCCTGGCTGATTCCCTCGGCCCTGGCGGCCACGGCCGGAGGCTTCTGGCTCCTGCTGCGGCGCGACCTGTCGCCCAAGGCCCGGGCCGCCTGCCTGTTGATCTTCGCGGGCCTGCTCCTGGCTGGGCTCTGGTTCGCCGGGCAGTTCTACGACACCTCCTACGACGGCA
This DNA window, taken from Desulfovibrio aminophilus, encodes the following:
- a CDS encoding VOC family protein, with product MPRFTGINHLAMATGDMDATIRFWRDLLGMRLVAGLGHPGYRHYFFEIAPQDMIAFFEWPKVEPGPLKDHGAPVAGPHTFDHVSVGVASDDDLWELKDKLDAAGFWVSEIIDHGFIHSIYSFDPNNIAIEFSAPVAGVDVRAHPVNTDTAPSPAAQEGPEPQSGHWPPPTPTPAADRAVYPGEGQAIVEALKKRGKI
- a CDS encoding PDZ domain-containing protein: MARRAPFPLAALAPLLVLVPLLASCVGKAPGTPGSIWPPKADPGRVWYAARFMSSPDTALRALRDTRASWTVLGGEPVEIAATQGRLRVRVQVRKTRTEAVYHTAPFRRGCLNPASVTCDDYPDFVERTTFERPTLILPLPEVERVLLYEPDIVRVVHEKGRITDFNARDAETRQLLADALSTLARPFGFRPEATPGMTLADLSLAQRLNLGLSGGVLVTGVQRGSPAERAGLHHLDVILKLDGETADAAKLAARATALVDAKAAPLRLDVLRWRADPDDPMDKTGPFSTELRGPRDIF
- the thiC gene encoding phosphomethylpyrimidine synthase ThiC, with the protein product MSLVRSGSVLSEVLESALSDLAPHEGLTPEALRAGVEAGTLCLLANPAHAGVRPTLIGRPGRVKVNANIGTSPLASDLAGEIDKLRVAEGAGADTVMDLSTAGDLDELRRAMLAATALPLGTVPIYALAQQRMREDRDPADFEPGDLLAEIEKQARQGVDFMTVHCGLTRRGAELAQDGSRELGIVSRGGAILARWMRGRGEENPLLTHYDAILDIAREHNVVLSLGDGLRPGAGADAGDPAQWEEVLTLGVLARRARAAGVQAMIEGPGHVPLHLVRSQIEGIKRATFGAPLYVLGPLVTDCAAGRDHMAGAIGGALAVMAGADFLCYLTPAEHLCLPDASDVREGVLASRLAAQAAEASLGRPWAVAREREMSKARQTLDWEGMARAALDPCLVRARSRGTEHGKECGMCGRFCAIRMSETGERG
- a CDS encoding decaprenyl-phosphate phosphoribosyltransferase, yielding MVWPGACKTPRAMSTTKDILFLLRPHQYLKNLFIFAPVLFAARVTEAQLLLTSALAFACFCLVASGVYVFNDLRDREADREHPKKRNRPIASGAVGVGQARGLIVGLLAAGLGLALALLPLGVAACIGVYIVLNLLYSVKLKHVPLLDVTIIALGFVLRLFVGSAATGIELSAWIILTTFLLALFLALAKRRDDELIFLETGKRMRQAGAGYNLEFINVSLGIMAAVVVVAYTMYTLTPSVAAHFGTDKIYLSVILVVLGILRYLQLTFVYKDSGSPTRIVLKDRFLQAVILCWGAFFVAVAVWRNTVR
- a CDS encoding EamA family transporter codes for the protein MKYFLLAATVLLISFGQILLKLGAEGLKGGAGCVLNLFGLNLTWHLLVGVFVYGAATITWILTLKEMPLSIAYPAVSLSYVLVALLSIGMLGERVNLTYGLGLLCIMVGVSLIAFR